From the genome of Thermoplasmata archaeon:
CGACGCCCGCCGCCGGGAGCTGCTCTCCCAACGCGGCGCCTTTCGGGACGGGATCCGAGCCGGACGTATCCCCGGATTCCCCGAGGAGACGCGCGAGGTGCGCGAGACCCACTGGAGGGTGCCCCCGCCCCCTATAGATCTCGTCGATCGTCGAGTCGAGATCACCGGTCCTCCGGACCGCAAGATGATCATCAACGCGCTGAACTCCGGAGCTCGGGTCTACATGGCCGACTTCGAGGACGCGCACGCGCCGACCTGGAGCGGCACGATCGCCGGACAGCACCATTTGAAGGATGCCGTCCGCCGGCGCATCACCTATCGCGCTGCCGACGAACGGGAGTACGTGCTCCACGAACGCATCGCGACGTTGATGGTTCGACCTCGGGGCTGGCACCTGGACGAGCGGCACCTCACGGTCGACGGTCGGCCGATCTCGGCCAGCCTGTTCGACTTCGGGCTCTTCCTCTTCCACAACGGCGCAGAGCTTCTTCGTCGGGGCACGGGACCGTACTACTATCTCCCGAAATTGGAGCATTACCTCGAAGCCCGGTTGTGGAACGATGTCTTCCTCTACGCCGAAGGGTGCCTAGGACTCCCGAACGGTGCGATCCGGGCCACCGTTCTCATCGAGACCCTCCCCGCCGCGTTCCAGATGGACGAGATCCTGTTCGAGTTGAGGGATCACTCCGCGGGGCTCAACTGCGGCCGCTGGGACTACCTGTTCAGCTTCATCAAGCAGTACCGCGACGACGGACGCGTTCGCTTCCCCGACCGGGACCGGCTGACGATGGACACCCCGTTCCTCACCGCGTACTCTTCGCTGCTCGTTCAGACCTGTCACCGACGGGGTGCCCATGCCATGGGAGGGATGGCCGCCCAGATCCCCATCGCCCATGATCCCGAAGCGAACGCAGAGGCGATCGCGCGGGTCGTGGCCGACAAGGAGCGCGAGGTCCGCGCCGGCCACGACGGGACCTGGGTCGCGCATCCCGCCCTCGTCCCGATCGCGACCGAGATCTTCGACCGCGAGATGCCGAGCCCGAACCAGATCGGCCGAGCCGGCCCGGGCCGGCCGATCGATGCTCGCGACCTGCTCACGCTTCCGCACGGCCCGATCACCGAGGAGGGAGTCCGACGCAACACCCGAGTTTCCTTCCTCTACCTGGAATCCTGGCTTCGGGGGATCGGGTGCGTCCCGATCGACCACCTCATGGAGGACGCGGCCACCGCCGAGATCGCACGCTCCGAGCTCTGGTACTGGATCCACCACTCCGAGCGTCTCGACGGGGGTGGAGCGGTCGACGGCGCTCTGTTCCGACGCTACCTGGCGGCGGAAGTGGCGGATCTACGATCGGCTGCCCTACGGGGCGCGGACGCCTCCTCGATCTCCCGGGCCGCGGAGATCCTGGACCGTGTGGTGACCTCCCCGGAGCTGGAAGAGTTCATCACCGCGGTCGTCTATGTGGCACTCGCAGACCCACCCTAGCGGCGGACCATCGGCGCGCGCGCGTTCCGGGCATGACGTATCCTCCAAGTCCGGGCTGGACCTTCACTCCGCGGTGGGGGAGACACGGGTGTGCCTTGGAAGACTGGCGTACGCGATGCGAGAAGCTCGTCGATCCGAATCGGCATGGTCCCTCTCGCAGCATTGGATCGTCGAGCGCAGCGGCACTGCCAAGCTCCTCGTGGAACCCGGGCGCAACGAAGTGGTCGCGCGGCCCCGTACGGTCAACCGATCGCGTTCCAGAAGTCGTCCCGCCAGTAATCCACCTCGTAGCGGATCGTGCGGATCGGGACCTTGCGAAGACCCTGGGATTCCGCCGTGTGCACGGCCTCCCGGAGCTCGCCGGGAGAACTCTTCGAGATCTCGTCGAGGATCCGGCCGAGATCCGCGTGGATCCCCAGGTCGAGCACGCGGCTCGGATGACGCACGATCAAGCGGTAGAAATGCTGCCCACCCGATTCCACGACCCGTAGGATCTGCCAGTCGAGCGGCTCACCGCGCCTCTGACCGAGGCGGAACGCAGCGAGGTTCCCGAGATCGCAGGCGATCGAGTCCACGTCCGCCGGACCTGGGGTCAGATGGATGGCGATCTCGATCCCTCGGGACATGGTACCCGCAGACGCTCCGCTCCGTATCACTCTAAGCGCCGCGACATCGGCCGTCGGAGCGCAGCCTCAGCGGTTCCCGTTTCGACCCCGGGGCCGGTCGGCACCCCAGTTGAGAATCGAAATGAGGCCGCTGATGAGGCCGACGACGAAGCACACGAGTCCCGCTCCCAGGATCGCGATGGCGAGCCAGACTCCGGGGTTCGTCCAGGTGCTCGGGGTCCAAGTGCCGGGAACGGGATCGAATGAATACGCTACGACGCAGAGAATGAACCCTCCCAGGGATCCGATGGCGACTAGCGACAGCCCTCTCACGGATCGACGCCGAATCTGAAGTCGTGAACCGTCATAGTCTGTTGCACGGAGCGAGCCCTAGTTCGTCCCCCTTCCGCGAACCGAACGTCGGAGCCGCATCACGAGGTGCAGGGATTCGAGTCCCTGCCGTACGGCCTGGCTGGCGTCGGCCGGCGTGTGGGTAGCGAAGTACTCCTCCACCGCTGCTTCCTGGTCGATGCCCAGCATCGGAAGGCCGATCCTCAGGAATATGCTATGGAGCGGAGTACCGGTCCACATCTTCGAGAGCGTAGTCGCCTCGTCTCGGTACCACGCGAACAACTCGCGGCGGCTCGCCGGATTCGACGCCGCGCTCGCCAGCATCGGAAACGCGGTGCCGGCCGTGACGGCCGACGTCGTGATCAGGCCCAGCGCGCGGCGAACGAGCGAACCGTCGGTGAACGAGGCGAGCGCGTGCACGATCTGCACCCGTTCCCCTTCGCTCGTGGTCGCTTTCAAGCGGCGTACCAACGGATCGTACGCGGCCGATCCCTCCGCTCTCGCATAGGCCAATGCCACGGGCCCACGAAGTTCGGCGGGAAGTCGGTCGAACTCCATGAATCGGGCCCCCAACTGCCGCGCGAATGCGGGATCCACATGGGAAAGGTTCGCCGCGAGGATCTCCCGCAGAAGCGCCGCGGAGTCCGACTCCTTCGAACGGGGCTCGAGACCGACTCGATCGAGCTGGGCGCGAAGGAACTGGCGCATGGGTGGCACGAACGCGGGCACGTCGTACAGGGGAACGTACAACTCCGAGAGCGCAGAAGTGAGCGAGCGCACCGGGAACGGCTCGCTCAGGGCACTCCCCGCGCGGACGAGATCCAAGAACCGGTCCAACGGTACGAGCTCTGCGTAGACGAACGCGTGGGTGTCCATGATGAAGCCCCATTGGTCGACCGGGGTCATCGACGGAAACTCATCCACCATCTGATCGAAGAGGGTCGAGTCGTAATGTATGCGCGCGAACGCCGCCCGATCGGGATCGATGCGCAGACCCTTCGACGATCCCAGCGAGAGGGTGAGCTTCTCTTCCTCGAAGAGCTCGACGCGCTCTCCCGCGGACGATGAGATGCGCAACGGGATCGGCCAGACCCCCGGCGATGGGCCGCCGTCGGCGCGGAAGCGTTCCTGCCGCAGCGTCAGCTTGCCGTCGGCCCAGTTCGAGTGGACGATGGGGTACCCCGGGCGGTTGATCCACTCCGCCATGATCCGCCCGACCGGCCGGTCGGATACCTGGCCGAGCGCAGCCCATAGGTCCTCGGACCGGGCGTTCGCATACCGGTACTTCGCGAGGTAGCGGGATACGCCTCGTCGGAACGTCTCTTCGCCCAGGTACGCCTCGATCATCCGCAGGACGGCACCGCCCTTCCCGTACGTCACGGCGTCTGCATTCTCCCCCACCTCCTCCGGGGAGTTCACGGGTACATGGACGGGATGGCTCGCCGAGCGAGAGTCCTGCTCGAGCGCCGGGACGGCCCACCGCAAGAGGAAGTGCGACCACGCATCCTCCTGAGGATACAGCCGGCTGACCATGCGGTAGCCGACGAAGGTCGCGAAGCTCTCGTTGAGCCAAAAGTCGTCCCACCACGCGGCCGTCACGAGATTCCCGAACCACTGGTGGGCGATCTCGTGCGCGAGGACGAGCAGGATCTCCCGACGCGCGCGGACGCTCGTGGTCGGATCGACGAGCAGCGCATCCTCCCGGAAGGAGATCGCCCCCCAGTTCTCCATCGCGCCCGCCCAGAAGTTCTCCACCGCGATCAGGTCGAGCTTCGAGAGCGGGTAGGGCATGGCGTAATACTCCTCGTAGCCCGCGAGGAGCTCGGTCGCCCGCTCGGCAGAATATCGGCCCGCGAGGGAGCGACCCGGGGACGTGGCGACCGTAACCGGCCAGCGGTCGCCCGGGACCGTGAGCGCCTCGAACGGGCCAATGCAGAGGTACAGCAGGTACGCCGACATCGGGGGCGTAGGCTCGAACACGAGTTCGCGTCGGCCGTCGATCTTTCGCTCGGTCTGGGGAGCCGTGTTGAAGATGACCCGGGCGTCCTCCTCGACGGTCAAGGTGAGTCGGTAGACGGTCTTCACCGCCGGATGTTCGAACGAGGGCAGGATTCTGCGAGCTCCGGTCGGGAACGCCATCGTCGTGAGCACGTATCCCGGGCCGGAGGGCGAGACGTACATTCCCACGAGCGAGTTCTCTTCGGCGGCACCCCGGTAGGCGATCTCCAGTCGATGGGGTCCGGCCGAGATCCCTGGGAACTCGATCGTCCCGTGGGCGCTGTCCACGCGATAGGGGGCCGGCGTACCATCGAGGGTTGCAGATTCGATGATCAGTTGGGCCGCGTCGACCACGAGGGGATCCGGAGCCTCCTCGATCGCGATCGCCACCCTTCCTGCGAACGACTTTTCGTGGTATCGGACATCGAGCGCCCAGTCGACCCCTGCGATCCGCATCGCCCCTCCCCTACCCGGTCGCCAACTTATCCCCTCGCCAGAACCCGGCAGCGAACCGTTCCCTCGCGGAGGGGGCGATCCCGCTGAGCCAACCAGCGACTCCGCGGGGGGGCGTCCGAGGGACGGATCGGCGTACGGTCCGTGGCCGGTTTGCGAGCTCGGAGGTTCGAGAGGCTTTCATCTCTGCGAGCGTGACATCCTCCCCCGAACTTGTTCGGAGGCTTCCTTCCCGCTTCATCGTGCTACCGCCGAAGCGAGAGGCGGTTCCTGTTTCAACGACCGGACTCGCCGCCCCTTGCGGTGCGGTGGAGGTCCCGTCTCCACGGGCGTGGATTCCCCGGTGCCCCCGGGTACTGCGGCGAGCGCGCGGGCGAGGACGTTCCTCGCCGCGTTCAGGTCTCGATCGATGCGAAGACCGCACGGACACGAGTACGTCCGGTCCCGGAGAGTCAGCGGCGGGTCGGCGACCTTCCCGCATTTCGAGCAGGTCTGGGTGGTCCCCCCCGCAGGAACCTCGATGTAGCGGCCCGACCGTCGGACCTCCTTGTACTGGGACATCTGCCGGAGCATGCCCCAGCCGGCGTCGGAGATAGAGCGGGAGAGGTGCCCGTGGCCGAGCATGTTCGAGACGCAGAGGTTCTCGAAAGCGATGAGGTCGTGGCGCTTCGCCCACCCCGTCGTGGTCTTGTGGGCCAAATCCCTGCGCTGGTCCCGCACCTTCGCGTG
Proteins encoded in this window:
- the aceB gene encoding malate synthase A, which codes for MDRLVRAEGAPARIVAGAVPYDDELFPPAALQFLADLHRRFDARRRELLSQRGAFRDGIRAGRIPGFPEETREVRETHWRVPPPPIDLVDRRVEITGPPDRKMIINALNSGARVYMADFEDAHAPTWSGTIAGQHHLKDAVRRRITYRAADEREYVLHERIATLMVRPRGWHLDERHLTVDGRPISASLFDFGLFLFHNGAELLRRGTGPYYYLPKLEHYLEARLWNDVFLYAEGCLGLPNGAIRATVLIETLPAAFQMDEILFELRDHSAGLNCGRWDYLFSFIKQYRDDGRVRFPDRDRLTMDTPFLTAYSSLLVQTCHRRGAHAMGGMAAQIPIAHDPEANAEAIARVVADKEREVRAGHDGTWVAHPALVPIATEIFDREMPSPNQIGRAGPGRPIDARDLLTLPHGPITEEGVRRNTRVSFLYLESWLRGIGCVPIDHLMEDAATAEIARSELWYWIHHSERLDGGGAVDGALFRRYLAAEVADLRSAALRGADASSISRAAEILDRVVTSPELEEFITAVVYVALADPP
- a CDS encoding M1 family metallopeptidase; translation: MRIAGVDWALDVRYHEKSFAGRVAIAIEEAPDPLVVDAAQLIIESATLDGTPAPYRVDSAHGTIEFPGISAGPHRLEIAYRGAAEENSLVGMYVSPSGPGYVLTTMAFPTGARRILPSFEHPAVKTVYRLTLTVEEDARVIFNTAPQTERKIDGRRELVFEPTPPMSAYLLYLCIGPFEALTVPGDRWPVTVATSPGRSLAGRYSAERATELLAGYEEYYAMPYPLSKLDLIAVENFWAGAMENWGAISFREDALLVDPTTSVRARREILLVLAHEIAHQWFGNLVTAAWWDDFWLNESFATFVGYRMVSRLYPQEDAWSHFLLRWAVPALEQDSRSASHPVHVPVNSPEEVGENADAVTYGKGGAVLRMIEAYLGEETFRRGVSRYLAKYRYANARSEDLWAALGQVSDRPVGRIMAEWINRPGYPIVHSNWADGKLTLRQERFRADGGPSPGVWPIPLRISSSAGERVELFEEEKLTLSLGSSKGLRIDPDRAAFARIHYDSTLFDQMVDEFPSMTPVDQWGFIMDTHAFVYAELVPLDRFLDLVRAGSALSEPFPVRSLTSALSELYVPLYDVPAFVPPMRQFLRAQLDRVGLEPRSKESDSAALLREILAANLSHVDPAFARQLGARFMEFDRLPAELRGPVALAYARAEGSAAYDPLVRRLKATTSEGERVQIVHALASFTDGSLVRRALGLITTSAVTAGTAFPMLASAASNPASRRELFAWYRDEATTLSKMWTGTPLHSIFLRIGLPMLGIDQEAAVEEYFATHTPADASQAVRQGLESLHLVMRLRRSVRGRGTN
- a CDS encoding transposase, with amino-acid sequence GGQPGFPRFKREITSMCYPDSNGSGALVPGRNGTWRFRLSTVGELPIQVHRLPPEGRVKTVTVKREGDRWYAVLTYEIADPAAAPATSAEAPVGVDLGLTHLATLSTGEVVEAPKFLHRAEVLLKRRQRKLSRKRKGSHNWHKQRVRVARCHAKVRDQRRDLAHKTTTGWAKRHDLIAFENLCVSNMLGHGHLSRSISDAGWGMLRQMSQYKEVRRSGRYIEVPAGGTTQTCSKCGKVADPPLTLRDRTYSCPCGLRIDRDLNAARNVLARALAAVPGGTGESTPVETGPPPHRKGRRVRSLKQEPPLASAVAR